Proteins co-encoded in one Cytobacillus sp. NJ13 genomic window:
- a CDS encoding site-2 protease family protein — MEQFLAFSLREIPYVAVTLMIAFTVHEFAHAYVAYKFGDPTAKNQGRLTLNPMQHLDPIGTILIFIAGFGWARPVPVNRFFFKNPMLAGISVSIAGPISNLVMAVLGFFIWYSLAGTGLAASFPAFVADFLNIFIQLNLVLFVFNLLPFPPLDGYRIIEDLAPAHIRPKMTQFEAYGSVIFLILVITPLDQYTIQPIFNTVLPVLASGLNDFFYEIFMT, encoded by the coding sequence TTGGAACAATTTTTGGCGTTTTCTCTCAGGGAGATTCCCTATGTTGCGGTAACGTTGATGATCGCCTTTACGGTCCATGAATTTGCCCATGCCTATGTGGCTTATAAGTTTGGAGATCCCACTGCAAAAAATCAGGGCAGATTAACCCTAAATCCCATGCAGCATCTGGACCCGATTGGAACAATCCTGATTTTTATTGCCGGATTTGGATGGGCCAGGCCTGTACCGGTCAACCGGTTCTTTTTCAAAAATCCGATGCTTGCCGGGATTTCTGTCTCAATTGCCGGACCGATATCCAACCTGGTGATGGCTGTCCTGGGCTTTTTTATCTGGTATTCCCTTGCCGGTACAGGACTCGCAGCTTCGTTTCCAGCGTTTGTGGCAGATTTCCTGAATATCTTTATTCAGCTTAATTTAGTGCTGTTTGTTTTCAACCTGCTGCCATTTCCGCCGCTTGATGGCTATAGAATTATTGAGGATCTGGCACCAGCCCATATTCGCCCGAAAATGACTCAGTTTGAGGCATATGGCTCTGTGATTTTCCTTATCCTTGTCATTACACCGTTGGATCAATACACCATCCAGCCGATTTTTAACACCGTATTGCCGGTGCTGGCGAGCGGCCTAAATGATTTTTTCTATGAAATATTTATGACATAA
- a CDS encoding YwhD family protein: MEEKKKKKVDFNIIKSDPTEGHGGFGVGTLSLDNVTPVIIDVDAGEASIEVGAMHARSPVEKGIKFLKSKEEVPNGKPYWLIWVTIDRKEGGAYYAGVTACEMTVDREIRRGYKSLPEHVNRMDKSIKRHIIVDHMDEKSKKVLTDFLKNHDAGMWERSAEQLKTDLQAI; encoded by the coding sequence ATGGAAGAAAAAAAGAAAAAGAAAGTCGATTTTAATATAATCAAGAGCGACCCGACTGAAGGACATGGCGGTTTTGGGGTCGGGACTCTGAGCCTTGATAATGTGACACCGGTTATTATTGATGTGGATGCCGGGGAGGCGTCTATTGAAGTGGGCGCTATGCATGCGCGCAGCCCTGTTGAAAAAGGCATCAAGTTTTTGAAAAGCAAAGAGGAGGTGCCAAACGGGAAGCCGTACTGGCTGATTTGGGTCACCATTGACCGCAAAGAGGGCGGCGCTTATTATGCAGGTGTTACTGCATGTGAGATGACGGTCGACAGAGAAATCCGCCGGGGCTACAAATCGCTGCCGGAGCATGTGAACCGTATGGATAAATCGATTAAAAGACATATCATTGTGGATCATATGGACGAGAAATCTAAAAAAGTGCTGACAGATTTCCTGAAAAATCATGACGCTGGCATGTGGGAAAGATCGGCGGAACAGCTAAAAACAGATTTACAAGCCATTTAG
- a CDS encoding PBP1A family penicillin-binding protein, translating into MELMTDQRFRKTMKYLRAVLIISLIGMALAAVIIGGILVYAKILGPPPLAVPQSTLFFSDDGTVIGESHNGQKRYWAPLDDISPHLIDATVSIEDKNFFEHNGFDYKRIAGAALADIKAMAKVQGASTISQQYARNLFLEHEKTWKRKLLEAFYTIRLEMNYTKKEILEGYLNTIYYGNGAYGAQAASQFYFGKDASELSLAEASILSGIPKGPGIYSPFASAEKADQRQKVILQTMVKNGLVSQKEADFAAAEELELVGEHMHPRAKTAPYFQDAVRNALKTQLKLDDRTIELGGLKVYTTLDLKEQEIAEETIDKLISKDSEIQVGVVAMNPKNGYVKAMIGGRDYEESPFNRAVQAVRQPGSTIKPLLYYAALEQGFTPSTPIRSEQTTFRFEDGTPDYTPHNFNSKYADDEITMAQALALSDNVYAVKTHLFLGEETLVNTAKKFGITSKMAKVPSLALGTSGMRVIELANAYSMFANGGKKVSPVLIKRVENHKGEVIYEQEPFQMKILKPDLAFVMTHMMTGIFDRKLNGYAQVTGSTVINDMTRPYAGKSGSTETDSWMAGFTPQLVTAVWTGYDKGQVITKTVDKTYAKNIWIRFMEEAHKGKPAKEFKAPKDTVGVYIDPANGKIAGENCPVKRLTYFAEGTEPAEYCTDHLSHKEENKTEQPKKKPETPWYKKLFRWAS; encoded by the coding sequence TTGGAATTAATGACGGATCAGCGTTTCCGGAAAACGATGAAATATTTGCGTGCGGTTCTCATTATTAGCTTAATAGGAATGGCTTTAGCCGCAGTGATAATCGGAGGCATTCTGGTATATGCCAAAATCCTGGGGCCGCCGCCGCTCGCCGTTCCGCAATCGACTTTATTTTTCTCGGATGATGGCACGGTTATCGGAGAAAGCCACAACGGCCAAAAGCGCTATTGGGCACCACTTGATGACATCAGTCCGCATTTAATTGATGCGACGGTCTCGATAGAGGATAAGAATTTTTTCGAGCACAATGGATTTGATTATAAAAGGATCGCCGGTGCCGCCCTCGCAGATATAAAGGCAATGGCCAAAGTTCAGGGCGCCAGCACCATCAGCCAGCAGTATGCCCGCAACCTGTTTCTTGAACATGAAAAAACCTGGAAGCGGAAATTGCTTGAGGCTTTTTATACCATCAGGCTTGAGATGAATTATACGAAAAAGGAAATCCTTGAAGGCTATTTAAATACGATTTATTACGGCAATGGAGCTTACGGCGCGCAGGCAGCAAGCCAGTTCTATTTCGGGAAGGATGCAAGTGAGCTGTCATTGGCTGAGGCTTCGATTTTATCCGGCATCCCTAAGGGTCCTGGCATCTACTCTCCATTCGCATCTGCAGAAAAAGCGGATCAGCGTCAGAAAGTGATTCTGCAGACGATGGTGAAGAACGGACTTGTCAGCCAAAAAGAAGCAGATTTCGCGGCGGCGGAAGAGCTTGAGCTGGTTGGTGAGCACATGCACCCTAGAGCGAAAACAGCCCCGTATTTTCAGGATGCAGTCCGCAATGCTCTTAAAACACAGCTGAAGCTGGATGACCGGACCATTGAATTGGGCGGATTGAAGGTTTATACCACTTTGGATCTGAAGGAACAGGAAATCGCGGAAGAAACAATAGATAAGCTTATTTCAAAAGACTCGGAGATTCAGGTCGGTGTCGTTGCCATGAATCCGAAAAACGGCTATGTGAAAGCGATGATTGGCGGACGTGATTATGAGGAAAGTCCTTTTAACCGGGCAGTCCAGGCAGTCAGGCAGCCCGGATCGACGATAAAGCCGCTTCTCTATTACGCGGCATTGGAGCAGGGCTTCACCCCCTCCACTCCGATTCGAAGCGAACAGACGACATTCCGCTTTGAAGACGGCACGCCAGACTACACACCGCATAACTTCAACAGCAAGTATGCGGATGACGAGATCACCATGGCCCAGGCCCTTGCACTATCGGACAATGTCTATGCGGTGAAGACCCATTTATTTTTAGGAGAAGAGACACTTGTTAATACAGCCAAGAAATTTGGCATTACCTCTAAAATGGCGAAGGTACCGTCCCTTGCACTCGGCACATCCGGCATGAGGGTCATTGAGCTTGCGAACGCCTACAGCATGTTTGCCAATGGAGGGAAAAAGGTCTCGCCAGTACTTATTAAGCGTGTAGAAAACCATAAAGGCGAAGTCATTTACGAGCAGGAGCCTTTCCAGATGAAGATTCTGAAGCCGGACCTTGCTTTCGTCATGACCCATATGATGACAGGCATTTTTGACCGGAAGCTGAACGGCTATGCCCAGGTAACGGGAAGCACAGTCATCAACGATATGACCCGCCCGTATGCCGGCAAGTCCGGTTCAACCGAAACAGACAGCTGGATGGCCGGCTTTACACCACAGCTTGTCACAGCGGTATGGACCGGCTATGACAAAGGCCAGGTCATTACAAAAACCGTTGATAAAACGTATGCCAAAAACATTTGGATCCGGTTTATGGAGGAAGCCCATAAAGGAAAGCCGGCCAAGGAATTCAAAGCGCCCAAAGATACAGTCGGCGTCTACATTGACCCAGCCAACGGGAAAATTGCCGGGGAAAACTGCCCGGTCAAGCGCCTAACCTACTTCGCAGAAGGCACAGAACCTGCGGAATACTGTACAGACCACTTGAGCCATAAAGAAGAGAATAAAACGGAGCAGCCGAAAAAGAAGCCTGAGACACCTTGGTATAAGAAACTGTTTCGGTGGGCTTCGTAA
- the speE gene encoding spermidine synthase, whose product MGLWFTEKQTENFGITMKVKRTLHTEQTEFQKLDMVETEEWGNMLLLDDMVMTSIKDEFVYHEMVAHIPLFTHPNPENVLVVGGGDGGVIREVLKHPSVKKATLVDIDGKVIEYSKKFLPEIAGKLDDPRVDVQVGDGFMHIAESENEYDVIMVDSTEPVGPAVNLFTKGFYAGISKALKEDGIFVAQSDNPWFKADLIRNVQRDVKEIFPITRLYTANIPTYPSGMWAFTIGSKKYDPLEVSEDRFHEIETKYYTKELHKAAFVLPKFVADLVK is encoded by the coding sequence ATGGGACTTTGGTTTACAGAGAAACAAACGGAGAACTTTGGCATTACGATGAAGGTGAAGCGTACTTTACATACAGAACAGACAGAATTCCAGAAGCTTGATATGGTGGAAACAGAAGAGTGGGGCAATATGCTTCTTCTTGATGACATGGTTATGACTTCAATCAAGGATGAGTTTGTTTACCATGAGATGGTTGCGCACATTCCTTTGTTCACGCATCCAAACCCTGAAAACGTTCTTGTCGTTGGCGGCGGTGACGGCGGCGTCATCCGCGAAGTCCTTAAGCATCCAAGCGTGAAAAAGGCGACTCTTGTGGATATCGATGGAAAGGTTATTGAGTACTCAAAAAAATTCCTTCCTGAGATTGCAGGCAAGCTTGATGACCCTCGCGTTGATGTACAGGTAGGCGATGGCTTCATGCACATTGCCGAAAGCGAAAATGAATATGACGTAATCATGGTTGACTCAACTGAGCCGGTAGGACCTGCGGTAAATCTATTCACAAAAGGCTTCTATGCTGGAATCTCTAAAGCCTTAAAAGAAGACGGCATCTTTGTGGCCCAGTCTGACAACCCTTGGTTCAAAGCGGACCTTATCCGCAACGTACAGCGCGATGTGAAAGAAATTTTCCCAATCACTCGTCTTTACACTGCGAATATCCCTACTTACCCAAGCGGCATGTGGGCGTTCACAATCGGATCTAAAAAATACGATCCATTAGAAGTAAGCGAAGATCGCTTCCATGAGATCGAAACAAAATACTATACTAAAGAATTGCATAAAGCGGCATTTGTATTGCCAAAATTTGTTGCAGACTTAGTGAAGTAA
- the speB gene encoding agmatinase, with amino-acid sequence MRFDEAYSGNVFIKSHPSYEESEAVIYGMPMDWTVSYRPGSRFGPARIREVSIGLEEYSPYLDRELEEVKYYDAGDIPLPFGNPQKSIDMIEEFIDQLLAEDKFPLGMGGEHLVSWPVIKAMYKKYPDLVIIHMDAHTDLRVDYEGEPLSHSTPIRKAADLIGPGNVYSFGIRSGMKEEFQWAKEVGMHISKFEVHKPLKDILPKLAGRPVYVTIDIDVLDPAHAPGTGTVDAGGITSRELLASIHEIAHSDVKVVGADLVEVAPIYDHSEQTANTASKLIREMILGWVNKK; translated from the coding sequence GTGCGTTTTGATGAAGCCTATTCAGGCAATGTGTTTATTAAAAGCCATCCTAGTTATGAGGAAAGTGAAGCGGTCATTTATGGAATGCCGATGGACTGGACGGTCAGCTATCGTCCGGGCTCCCGTTTCGGCCCTGCCCGCATCCGGGAAGTATCCATCGGGCTTGAAGAGTACAGCCCATACCTGGACCGCGAGCTTGAAGAGGTAAAATATTATGATGCCGGCGATATTCCGCTGCCATTCGGAAATCCGCAAAAAAGCATCGATATGATTGAGGAGTTTATCGATCAGCTTCTGGCGGAGGATAAATTCCCGCTTGGCATGGGCGGAGAACATTTGGTTTCCTGGCCTGTCATCAAAGCGATGTACAAAAAATATCCGGATTTAGTGATTATCCACATGGACGCCCATACGGATCTTCGTGTGGATTATGAAGGGGAGCCATTATCCCATTCAACGCCAATCCGCAAAGCAGCTGATTTAATTGGACCTGGCAATGTCTATTCTTTTGGCATCCGTTCCGGCATGAAAGAAGAATTCCAGTGGGCGAAGGAAGTTGGCATGCACATTTCAAAATTCGAAGTGCACAAGCCATTGAAAGACATCCTTCCTAAGCTTGCAGGACGTCCGGTCTATGTAACGATTGATATTGATGTTCTGGACCCTGCCCACGCGCCGGGAACAGGCACAGTCGACGCAGGCGGCATCACTTCAAGAGAGCTTCTTGCTTCTATTCATGAAATTGCCCATTCAGATGTTAAAGTCGTTGGGGCTGACCTTGTCGAGGTTGCGCCAATCTATGATCACTCTGAACAAACAGCCAATACAGCAAGCAAACTGATCCGAGAAATGATTCTTGGATGGGTAAATAAAAAATAA
- a CDS encoding DUF1934 domain-containing protein: MSSRSAEQMPVKINVKTDIRKLGSKETFELTAFGRYYIKDSARFLQYDEVMEEGTVKTIIKMSDADGLILRSGAVKMRLPFRMNKKLRGSYETPYGVFEMGTVTKRMAHQYDDESGEGSIDILYDLKMQGSQAGTYHLAITFEEENNEHS; encoded by the coding sequence TTGTCCAGTCGCTCAGCGGAACAAATGCCTGTGAAGATTAATGTGAAGACGGATATTCGCAAGCTTGGCAGCAAAGAGACTTTTGAATTGACTGCTTTTGGCCGATACTATATAAAAGATTCTGCCCGGTTCCTTCAGTATGATGAAGTGATGGAAGAGGGAACAGTAAAGACGATCATAAAAATGTCCGATGCAGACGGGCTGATTTTACGAAGCGGCGCCGTGAAAATGAGGCTCCCTTTTAGAATGAATAAAAAGCTCCGCGGCAGCTACGAGACGCCCTACGGAGTGTTTGAGATGGGCACGGTGACCAAGCGGATGGCCCATCAATATGATGACGAATCTGGTGAAGGTTCGATTGATATTTTATACGATCTGAAAATGCAGGGATCCCAGGCAGGTACATACCATTTGGCGATTACGTTTGAGGAGGAGAACAATGAACATAGTTGA
- the argS gene encoding arginine--tRNA ligase, protein MNIVEQVQDKLKQEIRDAVVKAGLAAEEQIPDVILEIPKEKAHGDYSTNMAMQLARVAKKAPRMIAEELIAHFDSSKASIEKIEIAGPGFINFYMNNSYLTDLIPAVLEAGDQYGETMVGNSQKIQVEFVSANPTGDLHLGHARGAAVGDSLCNILDKAGYDVSREYYINDAGNQINNLALSVEARYFQALGLEKEMPADGYQGEDIIGIGKKLAEEYGDKYVNSDEKERFDFFREYGLKYEMAKLKQDLEDFRVPFDVWYSETSLYNNGKIDTALQALKDNGHIYEEEGATWFRSTAFGDDKDRVLIKNDGSYTYLTPDIAYHKDKLERGFEKLINIWGADHHGYIPRMKAAIQALGYDRDALEVEIIQLVHLYKNGEKMKMSKRTGKAVTMRDLVEEVGLDATRYFFAMRSADTHLDFDLDLAVSQSNENPVYYAQYAHARISSILRQGEEQGMAAGAADFSLIQAEKEIDVLKKIGEFPQAVGEAAQKRMPHRITNYIYELASSFHSFYNAEKVLDAENPERTKARLALIKAVQTTLKNALKLIGVSAPEKM, encoded by the coding sequence ATGAACATAGTTGAGCAGGTGCAAGACAAATTAAAGCAGGAAATCAGGGATGCGGTTGTAAAAGCTGGTTTGGCAGCGGAAGAGCAGATCCCTGATGTAATTCTTGAAATCCCGAAGGAAAAGGCTCATGGAGATTATTCCACGAATATGGCGATGCAATTAGCACGTGTGGCTAAAAAAGCGCCAAGAATGATTGCAGAGGAGCTTATCGCTCATTTTGACAGCTCAAAAGCTTCCATTGAAAAAATTGAAATCGCAGGACCTGGCTTCATCAATTTTTATATGAATAATTCTTATTTGACTGATCTGATTCCGGCTGTTCTGGAAGCAGGAGATCAGTATGGGGAAACAATGGTTGGAAACAGCCAGAAAATCCAGGTTGAGTTTGTTTCAGCAAACCCAACAGGGGACTTGCATCTTGGACATGCACGTGGTGCAGCTGTCGGTGATTCGCTATGCAATATTTTGGACAAAGCTGGCTACGATGTATCCCGTGAGTACTATATCAATGATGCGGGCAACCAGATTAACAATTTGGCTCTATCGGTTGAAGCGCGATATTTCCAGGCTCTTGGCCTTGAAAAAGAAATGCCGGCAGACGGCTATCAAGGCGAAGACATCATCGGCATCGGCAAAAAGCTGGCTGAAGAGTACGGGGATAAGTATGTAAATTCGGATGAAAAAGAGCGTTTTGACTTTTTCCGTGAATACGGCCTGAAATATGAAATGGCGAAGCTGAAGCAGGATCTTGAAGATTTCCGCGTGCCATTTGATGTTTGGTATTCTGAAACATCCCTTTATAATAATGGCAAAATCGACACAGCCCTTCAGGCATTAAAGGATAACGGCCACATTTACGAAGAAGAGGGTGCAACCTGGTTCCGCTCAACTGCTTTCGGTGATGACAAAGACCGTGTTCTGATTAAAAATGACGGCTCTTACACATATCTGACTCCGGATATCGCTTACCATAAAGACAAGCTTGAAAGAGGCTTTGAAAAGCTGATCAACATCTGGGGCGCTGACCACCATGGCTACATTCCGCGCATGAAGGCGGCCATCCAGGCGCTTGGCTATGACCGTGATGCGCTCGAAGTCGAAATTATCCAGCTTGTACACTTGTACAAAAACGGTGAAAAAATGAAGATGAGCAAACGTACCGGCAAAGCGGTAACAATGCGTGATCTTGTAGAAGAAGTAGGATTGGACGCAACACGCTATTTCTTCGCGATGAGAAGCGCAGATACACATCTTGATTTTGACCTTGATCTGGCTGTATCTCAATCAAATGAAAACCCTGTTTACTATGCCCAGTACGCACACGCGCGTATTTCCAGCATCCTGCGCCAGGGTGAAGAGCAGGGAATGGCTGCCGGAGCTGCAGATTTCTCCCTGATTCAGGCGGAAAAGGAAATCGATGTCCTGAAGAAAATCGGCGAATTCCCGCAGGCAGTCGGCGAAGCGGCGCAAAAGCGCATGCCGCACAGAATCACGAACTATATTTATGAACTGGCTTCTTCTTTCCACAGCTTCTATAATGCTGAAAAAGTATTGGATGCGGAAAATCCGGAAAGAACCAAAGCCCGTCTGGCACTGATCAAGGCGGTTCAGACTACCTTGAAGAATGCTCTGAAATTAATCGGCGTATCTGCACCGGAAAAAATGTAA
- a CDS encoding XapX domain-containing protein, whose product MKIVLLSILTGFLVGFVFAFMKLPIPAPPALPGIMGIVGIYLGFKAYEVVLPWLQGILR is encoded by the coding sequence ATGAAAATCGTTCTTTTATCCATACTTACAGGATTTCTCGTCGGATTTGTCTTTGCTTTCATGAAGCTGCCGATTCCCGCACCGCCAGCACTGCCTGGCATTATGGGGATTGTCGGCATTTACCTCGGGTTTAAAGCATATGAAGTGGTTCTGCCGTGGCTGCAGGGGATATTGAGATAG
- a CDS encoding DMT family transporter, which yields MKPQFAASLYATISISFWGVSFVSTKAVLDKLDPYTLIMLRFAIGAAFLLLLLLLKRYPLQIPLKYIPHLIVLGVLGVFIHQVIQVTALKTIDASSAGWIISFSPVFTVLLSMIFLHEKLTFLKTLGIITAISGVLMVTGARSGQTLGFALNIGYFLMILSTLNWAVYSILVRKLQIKLPSLVVTFYMSLLGCMLTIPFLMRDRGWEKFHLLSGSEWAHILFLGIFVSGIGYWYWSKALEVLEASKVSMFIYMEPLFTFIAAILLLREKIFFISIMGGIIIIIGVIMVNGQMKYFSWRKR from the coding sequence ATGAAACCACAGTTTGCAGCCTCACTTTACGCAACCATTTCAATCAGTTTTTGGGGAGTCTCTTTTGTCTCCACCAAAGCTGTTTTAGATAAGCTGGACCCTTATACATTAATCATGCTCCGATTTGCCATCGGGGCGGCTTTTCTGCTTCTTTTGCTCTTGCTGAAAAGATATCCTCTCCAGATTCCGCTTAAATATATTCCCCATTTAATTGTTCTCGGTGTACTCGGCGTGTTCATCCATCAGGTCATCCAGGTAACAGCTCTAAAGACGATAGACGCCTCGTCTGCGGGGTGGATCATTTCTTTTTCACCAGTTTTTACCGTGCTCCTCTCCATGATCTTTCTTCATGAAAAATTGACATTCCTTAAGACACTGGGCATTATTACTGCGATTTCCGGCGTGCTCATGGTAACAGGAGCGAGGAGCGGCCAGACACTGGGGTTTGCTTTAAATATAGGGTACTTCCTCATGATCCTAAGTACACTGAATTGGGCGGTATATTCGATTTTGGTAAGAAAATTGCAAATTAAGCTGCCTTCCCTAGTGGTCACTTTTTATATGAGTTTGCTTGGCTGTATGTTGACCATTCCCTTTTTAATGAGAGATAGAGGATGGGAGAAGTTTCATCTTTTATCCGGTTCTGAATGGGCCCATATATTGTTTCTGGGCATATTTGTATCGGGGATTGGCTATTGGTACTGGTCCAAGGCACTCGAGGTTTTGGAAGCTTCCAAAGTATCAATGTTTATCTATATGGAGCCGCTGTTTACCTTTATTGCGGCCATTTTGCTTCTTCGTGAAAAAATTTTCTTCATAAGCATCATGGGTGGAATCATAATTATTATAGGAGTGATCATGGTGAATGGTCAGATGAAATATTTTTCATGGAGGAAACGATAA
- a CDS encoding cysteine dioxygenase family protein codes for MALKERFINILNPLKSPSAEELRKALASLDIKLEDLLPHLQPADGKPYYRKLLHQNDEVELLVMNWSDIECAPHDHGNSKGWIQVLNGDSENTVFEVKEDVPVELFAEIKSKDSFFFAPKKGVHKMKSAGRENLVTLHLYSPPITGMKVYDLQKCAACVVSEECGAWWPEEIRQKVKVIQLK; via the coding sequence ATGGCCTTGAAGGAACGGTTTATAAACATTTTGAATCCATTGAAATCACCTTCTGCAGAAGAACTTAGAAAGGCTTTGGCATCACTTGATATCAAGCTTGAGGATCTGCTTCCGCACCTGCAGCCGGCAGATGGAAAACCCTATTACCGCAAGCTGCTCCACCAGAATGACGAAGTGGAACTGCTCGTCATGAACTGGTCAGATATCGAATGCGCCCCGCATGATCATGGAAATTCAAAGGGATGGATTCAAGTGTTAAATGGAGATTCGGAAAACACTGTTTTTGAAGTGAAGGAAGACGTCCCAGTTGAGCTTTTTGCAGAGATAAAGTCCAAAGACTCCTTCTTTTTTGCTCCCAAAAAAGGTGTGCACAAAATGAAGAGTGCAGGCAGGGAGAACCTTGTCACACTGCATCTTTATTCACCTCCGATTACTGGCATGAAGGTGTACGACCTGCAAAAATGCGCTGCCTGTGTAGTCTCTGAAGAATGTGGGGCCTGGTGGCCTGAGGAGATAAGACAGAAGGTGAAGGTGATTCAGTTAAAATAA
- the uvsE gene encoding UV DNA damage repair endonuclease UvsE — protein sequence MKIRLGYVSHAISLWEASPARTLTFTRYQQMPEEERLDKLKAVTAVNLQNTLRMLYFNIAHEIQLYRLSSSIVPLATHPEVLWDFVTPFKEKWLEIGELIKKHGLRVSFHPNQFTLFTSPREDVTRNAVKDMEYHYRMFEAMGVENKSIINIHIGGAYGDKLATIDRFHENLKMLPSHIKKQMTLENDDKTYNADETLLACQKENIPLVFDYHHHMANLGTRPLNELLPEIFQTWEKTGLKPKIHISSPKSEKAFRSHADCVDIDFIRPLLDQLKTCNRDIDFMIEAKAKDKAALKLTEDISSIRGVKRIGGAEVEWN from the coding sequence TTGAAAATCAGACTGGGATATGTTTCCCATGCCATCAGCTTGTGGGAGGCATCTCCTGCCAGAACGTTAACGTTTACGCGCTATCAGCAAATGCCTGAGGAAGAAAGGCTGGACAAGCTGAAGGCCGTCACAGCGGTGAATCTGCAAAATACGTTAAGAATGCTTTATTTTAATATTGCACATGAAATCCAGCTGTATCGCCTTTCAAGCTCCATTGTTCCACTCGCCACGCACCCGGAGGTTTTATGGGATTTTGTCACACCTTTTAAGGAAAAATGGCTTGAAATCGGTGAATTGATTAAAAAACATGGGCTCCGCGTCAGCTTTCATCCCAATCAGTTCACCCTGTTCACTTCTCCGCGCGAGGATGTGACCCGGAATGCAGTCAAAGACATGGAATACCATTACCGGATGTTCGAGGCCATGGGGGTTGAAAATAAAAGCATCATCAATATCCATATTGGCGGGGCTTACGGGGACAAGCTTGCGACCATTGACCGGTTCCATGAAAATCTGAAGATGCTTCCGTCTCATATTAAAAAGCAAATGACACTTGAGAATGATGATAAAACCTATAACGCGGATGAAACTCTCCTGGCCTGCCAGAAAGAAAACATCCCCCTTGTGTTTGATTATCACCACCATATGGCGAACCTAGGCACCCGCCCGCTGAATGAGCTTCTCCCAGAGATTTTTCAGACATGGGAAAAAACAGGACTTAAGCCGAAAATCCACATCTCCTCGCCCAAATCTGAAAAAGCCTTCCGGTCCCATGCCGACTGTGTTGACATTGATTTCATCAGGCCGCTTCTCGATCAGCTGAAAACCTGTAACCGGGATATCGATTTTATGATTGAAGCCAAAGCAAAAGATAAGGCTGCGCTTAAGCTGACTGAGGATATCAGCAGCATCCGCGGGGTGAAGAGGATTGGCGGAGCCGAGGTAGAATGGAACTAA